From the genome of Nitrososphaerales archaeon:
CAACGAGCGGGAGTTCTGGACGAAGAAGGCATACCATTAGTCTGGCATTGGATTTTTCTCTTCGATAGAGGACCGCGGCAAGAAGAACCATATTGATCCACACTCAAGTCAACTTTCCGAACGCTTAAGTGCCGAGCATTTCATGGACGAGTCTGCATGAATCGAAAATATGCATCCATACCAGTTCTAATAGCTCTCTTTCTCATGACCTTCAGCTCTGTACCGGTCGTTGCGAACCAGAGCAATGATCTCAGCACCTTGGCAGGGAAAGTAGCCGCGATCAACAACACTCCGGGCCTCTATCTGAGGGCCTCTGCTTTTGTAGAGCAAGAGGCAAACATGACAGACGCGCCCAACCCTGGCCCCTTCACGCCCATCACGCCGACGTACGTTCTTTCGAGTCCCTTGGATGGGTCAAGCATACTAGCCCCTGAGGTAACAGTCAACCAGGACACGGCCGCTGCCACACAGAATGAACCCACCGTTGCAGTCGACCCCAACGACCCAAACAGGATTGTGGTCGGCATGAACGACTACGTCACGCGAACCTGGACATGCACAGTCGACGATACGCCATGCAGTGCCCTCGGTGACGGCTATTCTGGCACCTACTACTCTAACAACGGCGGAGCAACCTGGTGCTGTGCCAGCACGGACCCAACTCACCTAGGCACACTCATTCCGGGCGTCGAGAGGCTCACGGGTGGCATCTACGATGCTGGTGGAGACCCCGCAGTGGCCTTCGATAGCCAAGGAAACGTCTTCTATGCAGGTCTTGGGTTTGACAGAACGGCCCCACCAAACACGGTCACCGCAAGCAAGGGCACCTTCGCCTCTGACGGAACATTGACCTGGGGTGCTCCGACGTTCATCAATCCTACAACATCTCCCGCCACGTTCAACGACAAGGAATGGATCGGTGCCGATTCTAATCCCTCAAGCCCATTCCGCGACAGGGTCTACGTGAGTTGGACCCGATTCATATTCAATCCGGCTCTGGGCACTTACGTTCAGAGTCCGATTGCATTAGTTTACTCCAAGGACAGCGGCGCCACGTTCAGCTCCCCACAGCTCATAGTTGGCAACGTCCTCTATGACCAGGGTTCGCGCGTCGTTGTCGGGTCAGACGGGACGGTCTACGTCTTCTGGGAAGGTTCCACCCGTCTTGCCACACTGAACAGCATCTGGATGGTGAAGTCCACTGACGGAGGAGTCACCTTCAGCGAACCGCTCCAAATTTCTCCTGTCGTCGACATCCTGACACCCCGCGACACAGTCTTCCGCGTCAACAGCTTCCCAGCCGCGGCAATCACTCCGACTGGTCAACTTTACATTGCCTGGTCTGCTGAGGTCCAGAACGGCGATCCTTCATACGACGCTGTCACCGGATGCGCGTACTTCATTGTCGGAGCAAGCACAGTGTACTCCGGTTGCCACGCAGCTGCAGTCTGGAGCACCTCGGCGGATGGAGGGGCGACGTGGAGCGCACCTCAGTACGTCTTCCCGGCAATGAACGCTGTCACGAGGACACCAATAGGCTATCCAGTCACCCAACCCTCAGAAACCACGCTAAACGCCCCCGCTGCCAGACCCATTGACAGCTTCTGGCCAGGCGTGGCCATCTCCTCCTCGGGCAGAGTCTACTTGTCGGCTTACTTGGCTGATGTCGAGTCGCCTTGGCAGAAATGCGCAACCCCTGCATCACCAACTGCGGTGGGCAGGATAAACTGCCTTACGCTCGGCAACTACATCAACAACGGCAGGCTAGACTACGCTGTCAACGACCTGACTACGGGCACAACAAACACGGTGACAACTCAGCCCATCAACTCGCGGTACCAGTTCGGCGGCGGATTCATCGGCGATTACACGAACATAGCTGTCGGGTCTGACAACGTCTTCCACGCCGTGTGGACAGACACGAACAACGTGCAGACTGTCGTCTGGTGGTACGGGTTCAAGTTTGTCCCCACACCGGTGCACCAACAGGACATAGCAACTGCTGCAGGGAGCTTCTAGAGTAAGCGAGGAGCTGTGCGTGCACAGCTCCGACTCCCCTTTTGTGTGTTGCCAGAGCCTGAGCAAGACTTGGCCGGAGCAGAAGCTTACTTTCAATCCCCATGGCAGCGGCGGCGGAACACCGCAGATGGTTGGTTGGAGACTGTCGCTCGATGCGGAAACCGGGTAGAACTGTTTAGACGCGGTTGAATTGTAGCTCTGATTATAAGGAGACGGTGCCGGGCTCCCAGGGGTCGAAGACGGGTCGGCGGTGTAGGGTGACGAGTGAGCGGGTGCGACCGTATTAGGCACTGATTGACTGACAGATGCCCAGCTGGGATGATATCGCATTGCGAAAGAGGGCACTGAAACGGCGAGGCCCACGCTGACTGCCACTAAGGTCCGCGACCAATACCGTTAAGACGCTCATTTTGGTCTTCATGATTTGCATACTCTAGTATAGAATGCCAAGCTTAAGGTTCACAGATTAGAACGCCTTCACTGGAGCGGCTCATTCTTCGACTTCTTGTGAAACATGTTCAAATTCTTTCATAAGAACCGTAAGGTCCTCCATTGCTGAGTTGCGTATGAAATTCCCGCTGGCGTAGATGAAGGAAAGGTCGGCCAGAGATGGCGGCTGAAATCCCGGCGACCGCAGGTTATTAGTTTCGAATCAGATGCTTTGAAAAGAATTCAGCGGCTGCTTTGTATGCCACAAACTCGTTCTTCCGCTTTGTAAACCTATGTCCTTCGTCTGGGAACACGATATACTCCACCTGCTGACCCCCAGCGCGGAGCCTTTCAACTAACTGGTCCGACTCGGCCTTTACGACTCTCGGATCGTGCGCTCCCTGTATGACCAGCAAGGGGCACTTGACGTTCTTGACAAACGTAATGGGTGAACGACCGAGGAGGAAGTCCCCCTCCTTGTCTGGATTTCCAATCCAGTCGTCCATGAAGCGTTTCCAGAACTCGGGGACCGATTTAATGAAGGTAATCAGGTTGCTGGGCCCGAAGGCCTCAACTGCGGCACTCCAGTACTCCGGCAACCTCGTAACCGCGGAAAGTGCAGCGAATCCACCGAAGCTTCCTCCGAAGACACCAATCTTGTCGGGGTCGACCCAGTCCAGATTCCTGAGATACCTCGCTGCATGCTCGATATCCTTCAGCTCACCTCCGCCCCAATCATGGTGGATAAGTCGCTGGTAGCTCCTCCCGTATCCTGTGCTTCCCCGAATGTTCGTAGCTAGAACCCCTATGCCCACGCTCACAAGGTACTGATAGAGCCCACCGCTGCGGTACATTGGACGTTCCTGAGCTTCCGGTCCGCCATGGATAGAAACCACGACAGGAGCACCCCGACCCTTCTTGACCATGGGTTTGTACAGAAAGGCAGGGATTTTTCTATCGAAGGAGGGGTACTTCACTAGTTTCGGTTGACACATTATCCTCTCTGGAACGTTTCCTATGAAACCGTTCGTGTATTTCTCAAATTTGGCTCCAGGAACATGGAGAACTTGAATTTCCATTGGTCTGATGGGCGTAGTCAGAAGGCAGACCAACCGCTTGCTGTCTGACGAAAACTTAATCAGCTTTCTGTTCTCAAACCACCCCTGCCAGAGAACTCCTCGAGTATCGACCGGCCGTCCGAGCCTCCTGCCCTCCCTGATATCTCTAAAGTGAATTTGCGAGAATCCGTCTAGGTTGCTTACCCACGCAAGAATCCTGCCATCAGGAGACAGAGAAACATCTTCGACATCGTAGTCTGGAGTCTCCAGCCATTTTATTTCACTTCCGTTCTTGAGAGTCAGATACCCCAAGCCAGAGAACTCGCGCCCCAAGTTGCTCAAGAGATAGAAACCCTTTCCGTCTGGACTCCACGGTCCTGGAAAATAGACGACTCTGTCTTTGTGCGGCGTCAGGTTTCTTTTCTGTCCTGTTTTCATGTCAAGCAGATGGACGTTGTAGTCGTCCGTGCTCAGGTCTTCGAGGATCGTCGCGAACCTTCCGTCTGGCGGCCACCGACCGAACTCGTACCCCTCGTCGGCGGCGACTACCAGAACTCGTTCCTGCGGAGCGACAATCTCAGAAGGGGTTCGGTGACAATAACGCCAAATACGGTGGCCATCTCCTATTCACGATGTGTTGAGATTTCTCAACCCCGCATGGCCACGGCTTATGACACAAACGTGAAGAGTCTGGTGGGATTCGCGTCGGATGGGAGGGTTGAACGACACGACCTCTCCGTCATCGCTAGGATCAGGACCGAGGGCGCGGAGAGAAGAGCGAGGTTCAACGCAACGCACTCGAACGACCGACGTGTTGTAGGTAGGGTATGTCGCAGAATAGGGAAGAGGGAGAGGGAACGTGTCAAGCGGATGCTCCATGAAGTGTCGAAGGCGGTGGTTCAAAGCGCGAAGAAGGAAGGGGGAGCCATCATTCTCGAGCGGCTGACCCACATACTCTCTCCCCGAAATGGGCGCGAAAGAGGCAGGACTACGAGAGTGATGCTTCACAGATGGAGTTTCGGAGAGCTGCACAGACAAATCAAGTACAAGGCAGCCTGGGATGGCGTGCCTGTGGAGTGCGTCAACCCTTGTAACACTTCGAAGAAGTGCTCTCAGTGTGGAAGGCTGAACCGAGCCCTTCGAAACGAGAGGACGTGGCGATGCCCAAGCTGTGGTGCCACCCATGACAGGGACGTGAATGCAGCGAAGAACGTACTCGCCCTGTCCAAACTAGGATGTCAGCTGTTGGTTCCAGCTGGAGCGCTTGGCAGGTGAAGAGTGGCTTTGAACAGACAAGCCGCCAGATGCCAGGAAGGTATCGTTACCAGAACCTTAGTTTGCACAATTGTACCCGCCCCAGCCGACAGATTAGACGCTAACCTGTCGTTGGGTTCATTGCGCCTCTGCCGGGAATCAGTTATCTTACCGGTATTCTCGAAGGAACTCGGCCCGCATCCGTACACCCTCCAATCCAAACAGGTCGCTGTCTGCCGTCACAATCAATCCTTCTCCTAGTGCTTCTCTCGTCTCGAAGAGATACCTGTCAGCCGCGGGGACTTTTGTAGACAAGTCTACTCCTATGTCTCTTCCACTTGGTAATACTACGCATTTCTTGGAGTTTTGGATAAACTGGAGTCTGAAGTACCTGGCTAGCCGACGGACCTTGACTCCCTCATCCTTCATCATGAGGGCAAGTATCTTATCAGCGAATGGACTCCCCCGCAGAATGGCAATCCTGTCGCATTTTCGAACCACGCGTCCGAGAAAATCCACCGCAACCCTTTGCGACTCTTCACCATTGTCGCCTCTCAAATCGTGGATGAGCCATTCATCAGGGATAATTACATCGCTCATCGATTGTCTTTTGGCGAAAGAAACGCGGTCACATCCTCAAGTTCTGCCTCAACGAAAGACCTCAACCCACCCTCCACCTGACCATCAGCCTCTATTTTCTGACGTTCTAATCTCGTCTCAACCTCATCCTTGCTCGTAAGATAGCATGAGATATCCTCTGGTCGAAGTCTATTTTGTGATACCATCCCTAGAATGGCAGTAAGTAGAACCTCGCTATGCGTGGTGATGATGAACCTCTTCGTGCCTTTCTTTGCGAGTTCGGCAATTCCTTGAGCGAGCTTCCTCACCGCCGAAGGATGAAGATGTATCTCTGGTTCTTCCAAACAGACTAGGTCAACGTCATCGCGTAGGGATTTTGCCAAGAGCCAAATCACCTGGTTCACCCCGAACCCGTCGTTTATGACGTCGACGGTGGTCCCTCCGGGTTTTTCGATGGTGAACATAGAAAACGACGCCGTTCCTGGAATTACGTGGACCCGGAATTCCCTGTCCAAGATTTTCTCCAAGAATGTGCTAACCTTTCCTTGCAAGAACATGTTATTCGCCAGATACGTTGCAACCTCGTCCTCGCCCAACAGTAACGGTGTCAATGGTACAGGGTTGTAATTCGGTTTTGAGAACCCGCGCTTAAGTGGGACGAATTCAGTTCTTCTAAGTTCTTCGATGGGCCTATTGAGCAATTCGTTAACAGTCGTCGCTGTTTGCACAGATTCCGGAGATTGGTCCTTTGGGGTGACGGTGGCAGTCACGCCGTTCCAAGAAACATTGAGTGTCTTTCCGTCATATTCGATGTCCTTTTGGTCTCGCCCGTTCAATGGATAAGGGAATGTGCAAGGCACTTCCAAAGCAAGCTTAAGCGCCCCATCGGCTGTTAGTCTGAATTTCCCTTCAGTGCCGCGAATTGACGCTTCATACCTGAGCTTCACCTCAGATTGTTCACTTTCGATTTCAAATGAGATGAAGTTACGCTGCTTATGGTCGTGAACTACTCGTTCGAAGTCCCCGAGGTTGGCAAACCCTACATTGAAGAATCCCAGCGGTTGTTGGTTGGGGTTAAGCGCGATATTTCGGAAGACGGCCATGGCATAGAGAAAGCTAGACTTGCCTGTCGAGTTGGGGCCATAGAATACAGTGATAGGAGCCACGCTGACAGTTTGACTCTTTACAGACCTGAAGTTTGATATCTTCACTGTACTAATCATCTTGACCCCACATTTAGGCAGGAGTTCTGTTGTCAGTTAAACCTTCGCCAAACAATCGTGTGATTCCCGAGAAAATCTGGGAAACTAGAACAACCAAGCAAAGTCAAAGTATTCACCACAACTTTTTCAAATGGTTCAGTCTTTTGGCATGGAATTGCACATGTTTCATCTCTAGCGACCGACTGCGCCTGACAACCGCGAACCTATGCCTTTGGTCAACACCTGAGCTCTGGTTCGATACAACTTGTAACTCGCTGTGCGTTCTTGATGTTTAGAGAGAGGCTGATCGTCGCCGTACATAGTTCAGGTTGCGCTTCAGGCAGCGTCAGGAGACTGGCTGCAAAACTGTTCAACAGCTCCTAGCCCGAGCCGGAATGCGAGAAACTTTCCAGCTTACTCCAAGAAAACGGTGGATAAACAGTTATCAAGCCAATCAAAGCGGTCCACGCGGTTACCCGTGAGCAGGCCGGTCGACCTCGGCAGCGTGAAGGAAGGAAGCTACATCATCATAGACGGCGAACCGTGCAGGGTCGTGAGCCGCGAGCACTTCAAGCCTGGGAAGCACGGGAGCGCGAAGGTGCGCCTGGTG
Proteins encoded in this window:
- a CDS encoding alpha/beta fold hydrolase, which gives rise to MSNLGREFSGLGYLTLKNGSEIKWLETPDYDVEDVSLSPDGRILAWVSNLDGFSQIHFRDIREGRRLGRPVDTRGVLWQGWFENRKLIKFSSDSKRLVCLLTTPIRPMEIQVLHVPGAKFEKYTNGFIGNVPERIMCQPKLVKYPSFDRKIPAFLYKPMVKKGRGAPVVVSIHGGPEAQERPMYRSGGLYQYLVSVGIGVLATNIRGSTGYGRSYQRLIHHDWGGGELKDIEHAARYLRNLDWVDPDKIGVFGGSFGGFAALSAVTRLPEYWSAAVEAFGPSNLITFIKSVPEFWKRFMDDWIGNPDKEGDFLLGRSPITFVKNVKCPLLVIQGAHDPRVVKAESDQLVERLRAGGQQVEYIVFPDEGHRFTKRKNEFVAYKAAAEFFSKHLIRN
- a CDS encoding glycoside hydrolase: MNRKYASIPVLIALFLMTFSSVPVVANQSNDLSTLAGKVAAINNTPGLYLRASAFVEQEANMTDAPNPGPFTPITPTYVLSSPLDGSSILAPEVTVNQDTAAATQNEPTVAVDPNDPNRIVVGMNDYVTRTWTCTVDDTPCSALGDGYSGTYYSNNGGATWCCASTDPTHLGTLIPGVERLTGGIYDAGGDPAVAFDSQGNVFYAGLGFDRTAPPNTVTASKGTFASDGTLTWGAPTFINPTTSPATFNDKEWIGADSNPSSPFRDRVYVSWTRFIFNPALGTYVQSPIALVYSKDSGATFSSPQLIVGNVLYDQGSRVVVGSDGTVYVFWEGSTRLATLNSIWMVKSTDGGVTFSEPLQISPVVDILTPRDTVFRVNSFPAAAITPTGQLYIAWSAEVQNGDPSYDAVTGCAYFIVGASTVYSGCHAAAVWSTSADGGATWSAPQYVFPAMNAVTRTPIGYPVTQPSETTLNAPAARPIDSFWPGVAISSSGRVYLSAYLADVESPWQKCATPASPTAVGRINCLTLGNYINNGRLDYAVNDLTTGTTNTVTTQPINSRYQFGGGFIGDYTNIAVGSDNVFHAVWTDTNNVQTVVWWYGFKFVPTPVHQQDIATAAGSF
- a CDS encoding AAA family ATPase, translating into MKISNFRSVKSQTVSVAPITVFYGPNSTGKSSFLYAMAVFRNIALNPNQQPLGFFNVGFANLGDFERVVHDHKQRNFISFEIESEQSEVKLRYEASIRGTEGKFRLTADGALKLALEVPCTFPYPLNGRDQKDIEYDGKTLNVSWNGVTATVTPKDQSPESVQTATTVNELLNRPIEELRRTEFVPLKRGFSKPNYNPVPLTPLLLGEDEVATYLANNMFLQGKVSTFLEKILDREFRVHVIPGTASFSMFTIEKPGGTTVDVINDGFGVNQVIWLLAKSLRDDVDLVCLEEPEIHLHPSAVRKLAQGIAELAKKGTKRFIITTHSEVLLTAILGMVSQNRLRPEDISCYLTSKDEVETRLERQKIEADGQVEGGLRSFVEAELEDVTAFLSPKDNR
- a CDS encoding RNA-guided endonuclease TnpB family protein; protein product: MDVVVVRAQVFEDRREPSVWRPPTELVPLVGGDYQNSFLRSDNLRRGSVTITPNTVAISYSRCVEISQPRMATAYDTNVKSLVGFASDGRVERHDLSVIARIRTEGAERRARFNATHSNDRRVVGRVCRRIGKRERERVKRMLHEVSKAVVQSAKKEGGAIILERLTHILSPRNGRERGRTTRVMLHRWSFGELHRQIKYKAAWDGVPVECVNPCNTSKKCSQCGRLNRALRNERTWRCPSCGATHDRDVNAAKNVLALSKLGCQLLVPAGALGR